A region from the Aphis gossypii isolate Hap1 chromosome 1, ASM2018417v2, whole genome shotgun sequence genome encodes:
- the LOC114124389 gene encoding xaa-Pro aminopeptidase ApepP-like: MKRICVLLMFLDIWTTGYSQNGDSNQKSMGRKLCPPMENVPQPINRVNTSAILHELRNEMKKRNAHHGPPIDAYIVPDTDEHQNEEVADHDKRLKYLSGFSGVGGVAVVTQTKAVFWTGWMYHKLADEELSCDWQLLVYGESKRLVEWLLDELKPNSRVGADLKLISNGDWEFLYHALANESISLVPINNNLIDMIWIDNRPDNPTREAYVWPLEYAGKRWQDKLDATRDKIKAMGCDAMVVTALDEIAWLLNIRGHDIPYGPFLKSYVIVSKDQLHLYTDSVKLSPDVRKHLHTDNCISAHCARLHDYEAIWIDLRTLSQIWQKVLIPSATEYNNGASRCIYILINTEKRKQAPSPIMYMMAEKNSVEKEGMRLSHIRDSAVVCNILAKLDEQFKYGQQLTELAVANMVDKYRSEQNFSRGVSFKSIVGYGPNGAIPHYTPSTSSSLKIDHISTLVIDSGSHYWDGTTDVTRTVHFGQPSAEQIEAYTRVLMASIDLASFTFPHDLILNQIDVIARAPLWDIGYDYNHGTSHGIGVFLNVHEAPVNMYYGRKSSDVVLKEGYFISDEPGYYKENDFGVRLETILEVITKNETMGKYLTFMPITLVPFEPKLIDYYMLSPKQVRWLNAYNDKIRKMVGVELLKYNSSRLGYEWMMERTMPLFSDARRNEVCTLVVAALIVAIATVNLLTV; the protein is encoded by the exons TTTTAGATATTTGGACAACTGGATACAGCCAAAATGGAGattcaaatcaaaaatcaatggGTCGAAAATTATGTCCACCAATGGAAAACGTACCGCAGCCCATTAATCGAGTCAACACGTCTGCTATCCTTCAtga GTTAAGAAATGAAATGAAGAAAAGGAATGCACACCACGGACCTCCAATTGATGCATATATCGTTCCAGATACAGACGAACatcaa AACGAAGAAGTGGCGGACCATGACAAGAGACTGAAATATCTGTCGGGATTCAGTGGTGTCGGCGGGGTGGCTGTCGTGACACAGACTAAAGCAGTTTTCTGGACTGGGTGGATGTACCACAAACTGGCGGACGAAGAGTTGTCTTGTGATTGGCAGCTATTGGTCTACGGAGAGTCG aaaagaCTAGTCGAATGGTTGCTGGACGAGTTAAAGCCTAATTCCAGGGTAGGTGCTGACCTTAAGCTCATTTCAAACGGTGACTGGGAATTCTTGTATCACGCGTTGGCAAACGAGTCCATCAGCTTGGTGCCCATCAACAACAACCTTATCGACATGATTTGGATAGACAACCGGCCCGATAATCCAACACGCGAAGCATACGTCTGGCCGCTAGAATATGCAG gcaAGAGATGGCAAGACAAGTTGGATGCGACCCGCGATAAAATTAAAGCTATGGGGTGTGATGCAATGGTCGTGACGGCTTTAGACGAGATCGCATGGCTGCTGAACATTCGTGGCCACGACATACCTTACGGTCCTTTCCTCAAATCGTACGTTATCGTTAGCAAAGACCAGTTACATCTATATACTGATTCCGTGAAGCTCAGTCCTGACGTTCGGAAACATTTGCACACTGACAACTGCATTTCGGCCCATTGCGCCAG GCTCCACGATTACGAAGCCATATGGATCGACCTGAGGACACTGTCGCAGATTTGGCAAAAAGTGCTAATACCGTCTGCCACGGAGTACAACAACGGAGCGAGCAGATGCATTTACATTTTG ATCAATACTGAAAAGAGAAAGCAGGCTCCTTCGCCAATCATGTACATGATGGCAGAAAAGAATTCCGTCGAAAAAGAAGGAATGCGACTCTCACACATTAGAGATTCGGCGgttgtgtgtaatatattggCCAAGCTTGACGAACag TTTAAATATGGACAGCAACTCACCGAACTTGCAGTGGCTAACATGGTGGACAAGTACAGAAGCGAGCAAAACTTCAGTCGTGGTGTGAGTTTTAAATCCATTGTAGGATACGGACCCAACGGGGCTATACCACATTATACACCATCGACTTCGAGCAGCTTGAAAATTGATCACATTAGCACTTTGGTCATTGACAGTGGTTCTCATTACTGGG ATGGAACTACGGATGTGACTAGGACGGTGCACTTCGGACAGCCGTCGGCTGAACAAATCGAAGCGTACACGAGGGTGTTGATGGCTTCCATCGATCTTGCGTCGTTCACATTTCCTCacgatttaatacttaatcagATTGACGTAATCGCCAGGGCACCGCTCTGGGATATTGGTTACGACTACAACCACGGTACCAGTCACGGGATCGGAGTGTTTCTCAATGTACACGAGG cacctgttaatatgtattacggACGAAAGTCAAGTGACGTAGTGCTCAAGGaaggatattttatatctgACG aGCCCggttattataaagaaaatgatTTTGGTGTACGACTAGAAACTATATTAGAAGTGATTACAAAG aacGAAACAATGGGCAAATATTTGACGTTCATGCCGATCACTCTAGTACCGTTCGAACCAAAGCTCATCGACTACTACATGCTCAGCCCAAAACAA GTGCGGTGGCTAAACGCTTACAACGACAAGATCCGGAAAATGGTGGGCGTCGAGCTCCTAAAGTACAACAGCAGTCGACTAGGCTATGAATGGATGATGGAGCGAACGATGCCGTTGTTTTCGGATGCGCGCAGGAACGAGGTCTGCACCTTGGTCGTCGCAGCGCTAATTGTCGCGATTGCTACCGTCAACTTGCTGACTGTTTAA